Sequence from the Maribellus comscasis genome:
GTGGCCCCGGAGACTGGTATGTTTACCGGCTGGCCGAAACCTATTTGTTAAGGGCTGAAGCCTATGTCTGGAAAGGTGAATGGCAGAAAGCCGCAGACGATATTAATGTTGTCAGACAAAGGGCAAATGCCCAGTATATGTATACTTCCGGAGATATTCAACAAGAGGGTATTGGTGCGGTACTGGATGAACGAAATCGCGAATTATACCTCGAGGAGCCACGTAAGGTTGAGTTAACCCGAATGGCCATAATTTATGCAACTACCGGAATTCAATGTTATAACGGAAAGAGTTATTCCATGGATAATATTTCTGAAGACAATTTCTGGTATGACAGAGTAAATGAAAAGAGTGACTTATACAATAAGAACGTTCCAACAAAATATGGTAACTATTTTACCTGTTCGGCATATCACATTTTTTGGCCGATACCATCATATGCAATTAATTCAAATACAGGTGGTGTAATCAATCAAAATCAAGGATATCCGGGAACAGAAAGAAACGTACCTCCATTGGTGTATAATGGAGAATAGTTTGGTTAAAAACAATACTGCATAGCTAAATTTAGCTATGCAGTTTGATTTTTATTATTTATTCTAACCATCAAATCTTCAAAATGAATCGTTTGTTATATGCAGGAATAATTACAGGTTTCATCTTTTTTGCATTTAATCATCAGGCAGGTGCTGAAAATTCCGGACAAAAAAGTAAACCCAATGTAATCATGATAACCTGTCATGATATTGGGCAGCATTTAGATTGTTATGGCGTTAATACGGTCAGAACACCATCTATTGATAAACTGGCCCGGCAAGGTTTGTTTTTTAGAAATGCATATTCTACTTCAGGAGTTTGTTCTCCTGGCAGAGGAAGTCTTCATACGGGCAGGTATCCGCAATCAAATGGATTAATGGGACTAACCCATGCGCCGTGGTGGTGGCATTTAAATGAAGGAGAAAAACATACAGCAAAAATATTGGGAGACCAGGGATATAAAACATTTCTGGTTGGATTTAATCATATCGATCCGGAAAATCCTCAACGGTTGGGATATCAATATGTCCCGGAAGCGGAACCCAAAGGCGAAGAGGGAATAGCTCAAACAGCTATCCAGATAATTAATAATTTTAATACGATATCGGAGCCTGTATTTCTTAAAATCGGATTTCATTTGGTGCATCGCCGTTTTACTCATGGTGCTGACTCAACAAAAGGAATTTTTGTTCCACCATATCTGGCTGATACAAAAAAAGTACGGGAAGATTTAGCTGAATTTCAGGCTCAGATTTATTATTTCGACGAATTGGTTGGAAAGATAACAGAGGTAATAAAAAATAGCGGGGAGGCAGATAATACTTTGCTGGTGTTTACATCCGACCATGGAATTCCTTATCCCGGGGCAAAATGGACGGCACGGCGAGCCGGTATTCAGATCCCTTTTATTTTTTATATGCCGGGAACTGTTTTTTCAGGGGGAAAACAAATAGATGATCTTTTCAGTAATGTTGACTTTTTACCAACATTATTGTCATTTTTGGGATATGAAATTCCAAATAATATTCAGGGAATGGATTTCATTCCTTATCTTTCAGGGAAGGCCAAAAAAGGACCACGGAATTATGTTTTTGCACAATATACAACCGATATGAAACGCGA
This genomic interval carries:
- a CDS encoding sulfatase family protein, with translation MNRLLYAGIITGFIFFAFNHQAGAENSGQKSKPNVIMITCHDIGQHLDCYGVNTVRTPSIDKLARQGLFFRNAYSTSGVCSPGRGSLHTGRYPQSNGLMGLTHAPWWWHLNEGEKHTAKILGDQGYKTFLVGFNHIDPENPQRLGYQYVPEAEPKGEEGIAQTAIQIINNFNTISEPVFLKIGFHLVHRRFTHGADSTKGIFVPPYLADTKKVREDLAEFQAQIYYFDELVGKITEVIKNSGEADNTLLVFTSDHGIPYPGAKWTARRAGIQIPFIFYMPGTVFSGGKQIDDLFSNVDFLPTLLSFLGYEIPNNIQGMDFIPYLSGKAKKGPRNYVFAQYTTDMKRDNVSRSVLTGKYQLIRFFDQGRSVKWPVDVNPQEFSNHVERAESVAPRPFSQLYDIENDPFELVDLSGKEEFQNVKAVLSEKLLEWMKRVDDPLLKGPQQTPYYEKAMENFTGGAPQK